The Streptomyces europaeiscabiei genome window below encodes:
- a CDS encoding amino acid permease, producing MSSTLFRTKKVEQSILDTEEPEHALKKSLSALDLTVFGVGVIIGTGIFVLTGTVAKNNAGPAVALAFVVAGVVCALAALCYAEFASTVPVAGSAYTFSYASLGELPAWIIGWDLVLEFALGTAVVAVGWSGYIHSLLANAGWELPAALSTRDGADGFGFDILAAALVLILTAILVIGTKLSARVTSVVVAIKVTVVLTVIIAGAFFIEGANYDPFVPKAEAVPAGDSLQSPLIQLMFGWAPSNFGVMGIFTAASVVFFAFIGFDVVATAAEETKNPQRDMPRGIIGSLVICTTLYVAVSIVVTGMQHYTKLSVTAPLADAFKATGHPWFAGFISFGAAVGLTTVCMILLLGQTRVFFAMSRDGLLPRFFSRVHPRFKTPHRPTILLGVVIAILAGFTPLSELAELVNIGTLFAFVVVAIGVIILRRTRPDLPRAFRTPWVPFIPILSVCASLWLMLNLPTETWLRFAGWMFLGFLVYFVYGRSHSRLGRQEETGPGGALKPPGRGSE from the coding sequence GTGAGCAGCACACTCTTTCGGACGAAGAAGGTCGAGCAGTCCATCCTCGATACCGAGGAACCAGAACACGCGCTCAAGAAATCCTTGTCCGCGCTGGATCTGACGGTCTTCGGCGTCGGTGTCATCATCGGCACCGGCATCTTCGTCCTCACCGGCACGGTGGCCAAGAACAACGCCGGTCCCGCCGTGGCCCTCGCCTTCGTCGTGGCCGGCGTCGTCTGCGCGCTCGCCGCCCTCTGTTACGCGGAGTTCGCGTCCACGGTCCCGGTCGCCGGGTCCGCGTACACCTTCTCGTACGCCTCCCTCGGAGAGCTGCCCGCCTGGATCATCGGCTGGGACCTGGTCCTGGAGTTCGCGCTGGGGACGGCGGTGGTGGCCGTCGGCTGGTCCGGCTACATCCATTCGCTGCTGGCCAACGCGGGCTGGGAGCTGCCGGCGGCGCTCAGCACGAGAGACGGGGCCGACGGCTTCGGCTTCGACATCCTCGCCGCCGCGCTCGTCCTGATCCTCACCGCCATCCTCGTGATCGGCACCAAGCTCTCCGCGCGCGTCACCTCCGTCGTCGTCGCCATCAAGGTGACGGTCGTCCTGACCGTGATCATCGCGGGCGCCTTCTTCATCGAGGGCGCCAACTACGACCCGTTCGTCCCGAAGGCAGAGGCGGTGCCCGCGGGCGACAGCCTCCAATCACCGCTCATCCAGCTGATGTTCGGCTGGGCGCCCTCCAACTTCGGTGTGATGGGCATCTTCACGGCCGCCTCCGTCGTCTTCTTCGCGTTCATCGGCTTCGACGTCGTCGCCACGGCCGCGGAGGAGACGAAGAACCCGCAGCGGGACATGCCCCGGGGCATCATCGGCTCCCTCGTCATCTGCACCACGCTGTACGTGGCGGTGTCGATCGTCGTCACCGGCATGCAGCACTACACGAAGCTGTCGGTGACCGCGCCGCTCGCCGACGCCTTCAAGGCCACCGGGCACCCGTGGTTCGCGGGCTTCATCAGCTTCGGCGCCGCCGTCGGCCTGACGACCGTGTGCATGATCCTGCTGCTCGGCCAGACCCGGGTGTTCTTCGCGATGAGCCGCGACGGGCTGCTGCCGCGCTTCTTCTCCCGCGTCCATCCCCGGTTCAAGACCCCGCACCGGCCGACCATCCTGCTCGGTGTGGTCATCGCGATCCTCGCGGGCTTCACCCCGCTGAGCGAGCTGGCCGAGCTGGTGAACATCGGCACGCTGTTCGCCTTCGTGGTCGTCGCGATCGGCGTGATCATCCTCCGCCGGACCCGCCCCGACCTGCCCCGGGCGTTCCGCACCCCCTGGGTGCCGTTCATCCCGATCCTGTCGGTGTGCGCCTCGCTGTGGCTGATGCTCAACCTGCCCACGGAGACCTGGCTCCGCTTCGCCGGCTGGATGTTCCTCGGCTTCCTCGTCTACTTCGTCTACGGCCGCTCGCACAGCCGCCTCGGCCGTCAGGAGGAGACCGGGCCGGGTGGGGCCCTCAAGCCTC